In Crinalium epipsammum PCC 9333, the genomic window TATCCGTCGGGAAATTCCTGCGGATATTGTTTATGAGGATGACATCGCCCTTGCCTTCAGAGATGTTAACCCGCAAGCGCCTGTACACATCTTAGTAATTCCCAAACAGCCTCTGCCAAAATTAGCCGATGCCGAGTCACAAGACCACGCAATGCTGGGACACTTACTCTTAACTGTTAAGCGTGTAGCCCAACAAGTGGGACTGAGTAACGGCTACCGTGTCGTGATTAACAATGGTGACGATGGCGGTCAAACCGTTAACCACCTGCATTTACATATTCTCGGCGGTCGCCAACTGAAATGGCCACCAGGATGAATCCCAGCACAAAATAAATTTTTTTGCTAACCCCTTTACAAAAAGCAACATTGGCGTTAATGTAATAATTAAGGTAGCAAAAACTACTTTGAACCTAGAAAATTAAATCGCCATTATTCACAAATGACTACAACCATTCAACGTCGCGAAAGCGCCAACGTTTGGGAACGCTTCTGTGAGTGGGTCACCAGCACCGAGAACCGCCTCTATGT contains:
- a CDS encoding histidine triad nucleotide-binding protein, whose protein sequence is MSATEDTIFGKIIRREIPADIVYEDDIALAFRDVNPQAPVHILVIPKQPLPKLADAESQDHAMLGHLLLTVKRVAQQVGLSNGYRVVINNGDDGGQTVNHLHLHILGGRQLKWPPG